From one Nocardioides scoriae genomic stretch:
- a CDS encoding CoA-binding protein translates to MSESWQEKSAVDLMLDDCETWAVVGLSGDPSRTAYSIASLLQERGKRIVPVHPDAPTVLGEQGYASLADIPFPVDVVDVFRRSEAAGQFADEAVAIGARGVWLQLGVVDEDAFARTRAAGVAMVMDTCPAIEWRRRG, encoded by the coding sequence ATGAGCGAGAGCTGGCAGGAGAAGAGCGCGGTCGACCTGATGCTGGACGACTGCGAGACCTGGGCGGTCGTGGGCCTGTCCGGCGACCCGAGCCGCACGGCGTACTCCATCGCGAGCCTGCTCCAGGAGCGCGGCAAGCGGATCGTGCCGGTGCACCCGGACGCGCCGACGGTCCTCGGGGAGCAGGGGTACGCCAGCCTGGCCGACATCCCGTTCCCGGTCGACGTCGTCGACGTGTTCCGGCGCTCCGAGGCGGCCGGCCAGTTCGCCGACGAGGCCGTCGCGATCGGCGCCCGCGGGGTCTGGCTGCAGCTCGGGGTCGTCGACGAGGACGCCTTCGCCCGCACCCGGGCGGCCGGCGTCGCGATGGTGATGGACACCTGCCCGGCCATCGAGTGGCGCCGTCGGGGCTGA
- a CDS encoding DUF2231 domain-containing protein, with amino-acid sequence MFDLVNGLPIHPLVVHAVVVLLPVAMLGTIALAVRPRWRRPYGPLLIVVTAVATALIPVATSSGEALEKRVGNPGEHAELGDQLIWFAIPLLVLLVALVVLDRRRTPSETRTGDATVATRSSSSKALTAVAVLAVIAGLATTVQVYRIGDSGARAAWGDQVSGSSSGGESD; translated from the coding sequence GTGTTCGACCTCGTCAACGGCCTGCCGATCCACCCCCTCGTCGTCCACGCCGTGGTCGTGCTGCTGCCGGTCGCCATGCTCGGCACCATCGCCCTGGCCGTGCGCCCGCGCTGGCGCCGCCCCTACGGCCCGCTGCTGATCGTCGTGACCGCGGTCGCCACGGCCCTGATCCCGGTCGCGACCTCCTCGGGCGAGGCGCTCGAGAAGCGCGTCGGCAACCCCGGCGAGCACGCCGAGCTCGGCGACCAGCTGATCTGGTTCGCGATCCCGCTGCTGGTGCTCCTGGTCGCGCTGGTGGTCCTCGACCGGCGCCGCACCCCGTCCGAGACCCGCACCGGCGACGCCACCGTGGCCACCCGCTCCTCCTCGTCGAAGGCGCTCACCGCCGTCGCCGTGCTGGCCGTGATCGCCGGCCTCGCCACCACGGTGCAGGTCTACCGGATCGGCGACTCCGGCGCCCGCGCCGCCTGGGGCGACCAGGTCTCCGGCTCCTCGTCCGGCGGCGAGTCCGACTAG
- the arfB gene encoding alternative ribosome rescue aminoacyl-tRNA hydrolase ArfB has product MDHAGEPGSGLRVRPGPGLPQGLLVPEGDLVERFSRSSGPGGQSVNTTDSRVEVVLDLTRTSALSDDQRRRAVERVGAVLSVTASEQRSQLRNRTAARQRLADRLREALAPPPVTRVPTKPTRGSKRRRLEAKSRRGRTKQLRGRVTGE; this is encoded by the coding sequence GTGGACCACGCAGGCGAGCCCGGCTCCGGACTCCGCGTCCGTCCGGGTCCCGGGCTGCCCCAGGGGCTCCTGGTGCCCGAGGGCGACCTGGTGGAGCGCTTCAGCCGCTCGTCGGGCCCCGGCGGCCAGTCGGTCAACACCACCGACAGCCGCGTCGAGGTCGTCCTCGACCTGACCCGCACCTCCGCGCTGAGCGACGACCAGCGCCGGCGGGCCGTCGAGCGCGTCGGCGCGGTGCTCAGCGTCACCGCCTCCGAGCAGCGCTCCCAGCTGCGCAACCGCACCGCCGCGCGGCAGCGGCTGGCCGACCGGCTGCGCGAGGCGCTCGCTCCCCCGCCGGTCACCCGGGTGCCCACCAAGCCCACCCGCGGGTCGAAGCGGCGACGCCTCGAGGCGAAGTCGCGACGCGGCCGTACCAAGCAGCTGCGGGGCCGCGTCACCGGCGAGTGA
- a CDS encoding 2Fe-2S iron-sulfur cluster-binding protein, which translates to MSTPTGTTSADTGHHLALTVDGQPREVEVDVRSTLLDTLRERLGVTTVKKGCDHGQCGSCTVLLDGRRHLTCLSLAVQHDGAQITTADGLAAADGGGADDLHAVQQAFLDRDAYQCGYCTPGQVCSAVGVLDELRQGHPSYVTDDLEAEVDLITALDSDDLDDELRERMSGNLCRCGAYVNILAAIRDAAGVGDPDAPATTTEEASR; encoded by the coding sequence GTGAGCACCCCGACCGGAACCACCTCCGCGGACACCGGCCACCACCTCGCGCTGACCGTCGACGGCCAGCCGCGCGAGGTCGAGGTCGACGTCCGCTCCACCCTCCTCGACACGCTGCGCGAGCGGCTCGGCGTCACCACCGTCAAGAAGGGGTGCGACCACGGCCAGTGCGGCTCGTGCACCGTGCTCCTCGACGGCCGCCGCCACCTGACCTGCCTCAGCCTCGCCGTCCAGCACGACGGCGCCCAGATCACCACGGCCGACGGCCTCGCCGCGGCCGACGGGGGCGGCGCCGACGACCTGCACGCCGTGCAGCAGGCCTTCCTCGACCGCGACGCCTACCAGTGCGGCTACTGCACGCCCGGCCAGGTCTGCTCCGCCGTCGGCGTGCTCGACGAGCTCAGGCAGGGCCACCCCTCCTACGTCACCGACGACCTCGAGGCCGAGGTCGACCTGATCACGGCGCTGGACTCCGACGACCTCGACGACGAGCTGCGGGAGCGGATGAGCGGCAACCTGTGCCGCTGCGGCGCCTACGTCAACATCCTGGCCGCGATCAGGGACGCCGCCGGCGTCGGCGACCCCGACGCCCCCGCCACCACCACCGAGGAGGCGTCCCGATGA
- a CDS encoding FAD binding domain-containing protein, whose protein sequence is MRTFDFVRPDDVQGAVAAVAGDPEARFIAGGSNLVDHLKLGVARPGTLVDVTRLPLAAVEPYDGGLRVGANVRNSDLAAHPVVRQQWPAVARALLAGASGQIRHQATTGGNLLQRTRCVYFQDVTTPCHKREPGSGCSALEGYGRYNAILGASESCVATHPSDLAVALAAVDAVVVVQGPEGERRIPLTELHRLPGDRPQDDTVLAHGDLVVAVELPSTPDSRLSTYHKARDRASYAFALVSVAAALELDGDVVRDVRVAWGGVAHKPWRASVLEDRLRGQALTEASIAAACDAELAQARTGEDNAFKPAMVRGATVHALTGLARRAGAPTPTRATEADQ, encoded by the coding sequence ATGAGGACCTTCGACTTCGTCCGTCCCGACGACGTGCAGGGCGCGGTCGCGGCCGTCGCCGGCGACCCCGAGGCCCGCTTCATCGCGGGCGGCAGCAACCTCGTGGACCACCTCAAGCTCGGCGTCGCCCGCCCCGGCACCCTGGTCGACGTCACCCGGCTCCCGCTGGCCGCCGTGGAGCCGTACGACGGTGGCCTGCGCGTCGGCGCCAACGTGCGCAACAGCGACCTCGCCGCCCACCCCGTGGTCCGGCAGCAGTGGCCGGCCGTGGCCCGCGCCCTGCTCGCCGGCGCCTCGGGCCAGATCCGCCACCAGGCCACCACCGGCGGCAACCTGCTCCAGCGCACCCGCTGCGTCTACTTCCAGGACGTCACCACGCCCTGCCACAAGCGCGAGCCCGGCAGCGGGTGCTCGGCCCTGGAGGGCTACGGCCGCTACAACGCGATCCTCGGTGCGTCCGAGTCGTGCGTGGCCACCCACCCCTCCGACCTCGCGGTCGCGCTGGCCGCGGTCGACGCGGTCGTCGTCGTGCAGGGGCCCGAGGGTGAGCGCCGGATCCCGCTGACCGAGCTGCACCGGCTGCCCGGCGACCGGCCCCAGGACGACACCGTCCTCGCCCACGGCGACCTCGTCGTGGCGGTCGAGCTGCCCTCGACGCCCGACTCGCGGCTCTCGACCTACCACAAGGCGCGCGACCGCGCGTCGTACGCCTTCGCGCTGGTCTCGGTCGCGGCCGCCCTCGAGCTCGACGGCGACGTCGTGCGCGACGTCCGCGTCGCCTGGGGCGGGGTCGCCCACAAGCCGTGGCGCGCCAGCGTCCTGGAGGACCGGCTGCGCGGGCAGGCGCTGACCGAGGCGAGCATCGCCGCGGCCTGCGACGCCGAGCTTGCGCAGGCCCGCACCGGCGAGGACAACGCCTTCAAGCCCGCCATGGTGCGCGGCGCCACCGTGCACGCGCTCACCGGCCTCGCCCGCCGGGCCGGCGCCCCCACCCCCACCCGCGCGACGGAGGCCGACCAGTGA
- a CDS encoding xanthine dehydrogenase family protein molybdopterin-binding subunit yields the protein MSTTQDQPPTRTARPIQAREMGRPVVRRDGRAKVTGTATYAAEHRQDALHAVVVQSTIARGRITALVSAQALAHPGVVAVLDHTNAGRLADTSDRELAVLQDDRVGFRGQVVAVVLAETLEAAREGAALVKVSYAAEQHRAELREQDATDTPEKVNAGYPTDTDQGDVDRAMAEAAVTVEQTYSTPYLHNNPMEPHATLALWDEGAEQPLVLHDSTQGVHPVAKTIAPLFGLEPAQVQVLAPYVGGGFGSKGLPHCHEVVATLAAQAVPGRAVKLVLTRQQLFALAGYRTATISRMRLGADAEGRLTAVGHEVLEQTSAIKEFAEQTATISRMMYAGEHRRTSHRLARLDVAVPSWMRAPGEMPGAHALEVAMDELAVAAGIDPVELRVRNDQPEHPEEGTPWNHRRLVDCLHRGAASFGWGGRAAEPRATLDGDWWVGTGVASATYPTYVMPGNQARVVALEDGRFRVEVGAVDIGTGASTVLAQIAADALDVPMTCVDLAIGSTDLPRATVAGGSAGTSSWGGAIAAAAEQLREDHGEHPSPGAESTAGGQADPRQQDHAMHSFGAVFAEVRVHRWTGELRVARLHGAYSVGRIVNPVLARSQFLGALTMGLSSALFEASVRDPRFGHVVTQDLASYHVASHADVRDLSVEWVDEEDTIATPMGSRGIGEIGIVGTSAAIANAAHHATGVRVRSLPVTADRFLEGATPG from the coding sequence GTGAGCACCACCCAGGACCAGCCGCCCACCCGCACCGCGCGGCCGATCCAGGCCCGCGAGATGGGTCGCCCGGTCGTGCGCCGCGACGGGCGCGCCAAGGTCACCGGCACCGCGACGTACGCCGCCGAGCACCGCCAGGACGCCCTGCACGCCGTCGTCGTCCAGTCGACCATCGCTCGGGGCCGGATCACCGCCCTGGTCAGCGCGCAGGCGCTGGCCCACCCGGGCGTGGTCGCGGTGCTCGACCACACCAACGCCGGCCGCCTCGCGGACACCAGCGACCGCGAGCTCGCCGTGCTCCAGGACGACCGGGTCGGCTTCCGCGGCCAGGTGGTCGCGGTCGTGCTGGCCGAGACGCTCGAGGCCGCCCGCGAGGGCGCGGCGCTGGTCAAGGTCAGCTACGCCGCCGAGCAGCACCGCGCCGAGCTGCGGGAGCAGGACGCGACCGACACCCCGGAGAAGGTCAACGCCGGCTACCCCACCGACACCGACCAGGGCGACGTCGACCGGGCGATGGCCGAGGCGGCCGTGACCGTCGAGCAGACCTACTCCACGCCGTACCTGCACAACAACCCGATGGAGCCCCACGCCACCCTCGCGCTGTGGGACGAGGGCGCCGAGCAGCCGCTGGTGCTCCACGACTCCACCCAGGGCGTGCACCCCGTCGCGAAGACGATCGCGCCGCTGTTCGGCCTCGAGCCGGCGCAGGTCCAGGTGCTCGCGCCGTACGTCGGCGGCGGGTTCGGCAGCAAGGGGCTGCCCCACTGCCACGAGGTGGTCGCCACCCTGGCCGCCCAGGCGGTGCCCGGCCGGGCGGTCAAGCTGGTGCTCACGCGCCAGCAGCTGTTCGCGCTCGCGGGCTACCGCACGGCCACCATCTCCCGGATGCGGCTCGGCGCCGACGCCGAGGGCCGCCTCACCGCGGTCGGCCACGAGGTGCTGGAGCAGACCTCGGCCATCAAGGAGTTCGCGGAGCAGACGGCCACCATCAGCCGGATGATGTACGCCGGCGAGCACCGCCGCACCAGCCACCGGCTGGCCCGGCTCGACGTCGCCGTGCCCTCGTGGATGCGTGCGCCGGGCGAGATGCCGGGCGCCCACGCGCTCGAGGTCGCGATGGACGAGCTGGCCGTCGCCGCGGGGATCGACCCCGTCGAGCTGCGGGTGCGCAACGACCAGCCCGAGCACCCCGAGGAGGGGACGCCCTGGAACCACCGGCGGCTGGTCGACTGCCTGCACCGCGGGGCCGCGAGCTTCGGGTGGGGCGGCCGCGCGGCCGAGCCCCGGGCCACGCTCGACGGCGACTGGTGGGTCGGCACGGGCGTGGCGTCGGCGACGTACCCGACGTACGTCATGCCGGGCAACCAGGCCCGCGTGGTCGCGCTCGAGGACGGCCGCTTCCGGGTCGAGGTCGGGGCCGTCGACATCGGCACCGGCGCCTCGACCGTGCTCGCGCAGATCGCCGCCGACGCCCTGGACGTCCCGATGACCTGCGTCGACCTCGCCATCGGCAGCACCGACCTGCCCAGGGCCACGGTCGCCGGCGGCTCCGCGGGCACCAGCTCGTGGGGCGGCGCGATCGCCGCGGCCGCCGAGCAGCTGCGCGAGGACCACGGCGAGCACCCGAGCCCCGGGGCCGAGAGCACGGCGGGCGGCCAGGCCGACCCGCGCCAGCAGGACCACGCGATGCACTCCTTCGGCGCCGTCTTCGCCGAGGTGAGGGTGCACCGCTGGACCGGCGAGCTCCGGGTGGCGCGGCTGCACGGCGCCTACTCGGTGGGCCGCATCGTCAACCCGGTGCTGGCGCGCTCGCAGTTCCTCGGCGCCCTGACGATGGGCCTGTCCTCGGCGCTGTTCGAGGCGTCCGTGCGCGACCCGCGCTTCGGCCACGTCGTCACCCAGGACCTGGCCAGCTACCACGTCGCCTCGCACGCCGACGTCCGCGACCTGTCGGTCGAGTGGGTCGACGAGGAGGACACGATCGCCACCCCGATGGGCTCGCGCGGCATCGGCGAGATCGGCATCGTCGGCACGTCGGCGGCGATCGCCAACGCGGCCCACCACGCGACCGGCGTGCGGGTGCGCTCGCTCCCGGTCACCGCCGACCGGTTCCTCGAGGGCGCGACGCCGGGCTGA
- the purE gene encoding 5-(carboxyamino)imidazole ribonucleotide mutase, with the protein MTTTPLVGIVMGSDSDWPTMEAAAEACAEFDVAFEADVVSAHRMPDEMLAYGREAAGRGVRVIIAGAGGAAHLPGMLAAVTPLPVIGVPVALKYLDGMDSLLSIVQMPAGVPVATVAIGNARNAGLLAVRILAASDPALQQRMTDFQAELRDAAHGKGQVVRDASADGPRRTGS; encoded by the coding sequence ATGACCACCACGCCCCTCGTCGGCATCGTGATGGGGTCCGACTCCGACTGGCCGACCATGGAGGCCGCCGCGGAGGCGTGCGCGGAGTTCGACGTCGCCTTCGAGGCCGACGTGGTCTCGGCGCACCGGATGCCCGACGAGATGCTGGCCTACGGCCGCGAGGCCGCGGGGCGCGGCGTACGCGTGATCATCGCGGGGGCCGGCGGCGCCGCCCACCTGCCCGGCATGCTCGCGGCCGTGACGCCGCTGCCGGTGATCGGGGTGCCGGTGGCGCTGAAGTACCTCGACGGCATGGACTCCCTGCTCTCGATCGTCCAGATGCCCGCAGGCGTGCCGGTGGCCACCGTCGCGATCGGCAACGCCCGCAACGCCGGGCTGCTGGCCGTGCGGATCCTCGCGGCCTCCGACCCCGCCCTGCAGCAGCGGATGACCGACTTCCAGGCCGAGCTGCGCGACGCGGCCCACGGCAAGGGCCAGGTCGTGCGCGACGCCAGCGCGGACGGGCCGCGGCGCACGGGCTCCTGA
- a CDS encoding 5-(carboxyamino)imidazole ribonucleotide synthase: MAAPLAPTVAVIGGGQLARMMAEPAAALGIPLRLLAEAEGVSAAQVVPDHEVGDYTDLDTLRRVTEGCAVVTFDHEHVPTDHLHALEGSLAVRPGPEALVHAQDKAVMRRRLVELGVPCPRHAVVADVADVEAFGLPCVLKTTRGGYDGKGVWFVATAEEAAAVFVEAAEQGRTILAEERVDFRRELSALVARSPSGQLAVWPVVASTQRDGICHEVVAPAPDLDPELAVEAQQAAIRIAGELGVTGVLAVELFETRDGRILVNELAMRPHNTGHWTQDGAVTSQFENHLRAVLDLPLGAPDARAPWTVMVNILGGAHDTGRLYDGYPHAMARDPRLRVHLYGKELRPGRKVGHVNAYGDDLEDCLERARHAAAWFAGDLGEESE, from the coding sequence GTGGCCGCACCGCTCGCACCGACCGTCGCCGTGATCGGCGGTGGACAGCTCGCCCGCATGATGGCCGAGCCGGCCGCCGCGCTCGGCATCCCGCTCCGCCTGCTCGCCGAGGCCGAGGGGGTCAGCGCGGCCCAGGTGGTGCCGGACCACGAGGTCGGTGACTACACCGACCTCGACACGCTGCGGCGGGTCACCGAGGGCTGCGCGGTGGTCACCTTCGACCACGAGCACGTGCCGACCGACCACCTGCACGCGCTGGAGGGGTCGCTGGCCGTGCGGCCCGGCCCCGAGGCGCTGGTGCACGCCCAGGACAAGGCCGTGATGCGCCGTCGCCTGGTCGAGCTCGGCGTCCCGTGCCCGCGCCACGCGGTCGTGGCCGACGTCGCCGACGTCGAGGCCTTCGGGCTGCCGTGCGTGCTCAAGACGACGCGGGGCGGCTACGACGGCAAGGGCGTGTGGTTCGTCGCGACCGCCGAGGAGGCCGCGGCCGTCTTCGTCGAGGCCGCCGAGCAGGGCCGCACCATCCTGGCCGAGGAGCGCGTCGACTTCCGCCGCGAGCTCTCGGCGCTGGTCGCCCGCTCGCCCTCGGGCCAGCTGGCGGTGTGGCCGGTCGTGGCCTCCACCCAGCGCGACGGCATCTGCCACGAGGTGGTCGCGCCCGCCCCCGACCTCGACCCCGAGCTGGCCGTCGAGGCCCAGCAGGCCGCGATCCGGATCGCCGGCGAGCTCGGCGTCACCGGCGTCCTCGCCGTGGAGCTGTTCGAGACCCGTGACGGCCGGATCCTGGTCAACGAGCTGGCGATGCGGCCCCACAACACCGGCCACTGGACCCAGGACGGCGCGGTCACCAGCCAGTTCGAGAACCACCTGCGCGCGGTCCTCGACCTGCCGCTCGGCGCCCCCGACGCCCGGGCTCCGTGGACGGTGATGGTCAACATCCTGGGCGGGGCCCACGACACCGGCCGGCTGTACGACGGCTACCCGCACGCGATGGCGCGCGACCCGCGGCTGCGGGTGCACCTGTACGGCAAGGAGCTGCGACCGGGCCGCAAGGTCGGCCACGTCAACGCCTACGGCGACGACCTCGAGGACTGCCTGGAGCGGGCCCGCCACGCGGCGGCCTGGTTCGCCGGCGACCTCGGGGAGGAGAGCGAATGA
- a CDS encoding NYN domain-containing protein, with protein sequence MSDEQGLSTYVLVDGENIDATLGASVFGRRPHPEERPRWERLLGFAEAEWDQPVKGLFFLAVKDELPMSFVQALTSIGYQPVPLRGGPTEKVVDIAIQRTLAALTQRADDVILVSNDGDFLPQMEQLLGTRRLGLMAFQEFRNSGFRVLESRGMEFFDLEYDVRAFNTKLPRLRIIPIDEFDPLDFL encoded by the coding sequence ATGAGCGACGAGCAGGGCCTCTCGACGTACGTCCTGGTGGACGGCGAGAACATCGACGCCACCCTCGGCGCCTCGGTCTTCGGACGCCGCCCCCACCCCGAGGAGCGGCCCCGCTGGGAGCGGCTCCTGGGCTTCGCCGAGGCGGAGTGGGACCAGCCGGTCAAGGGCCTGTTCTTCCTCGCGGTCAAGGACGAGCTGCCGATGAGCTTCGTCCAGGCGCTGACGAGCATCGGCTACCAGCCGGTCCCGCTGAGGGGCGGTCCGACCGAGAAGGTCGTCGACATCGCCATCCAGCGCACCCTCGCCGCGCTCACCCAGCGCGCCGACGACGTCATCCTGGTCAGCAACGACGGCGACTTCCTCCCGCAGATGGAGCAGCTCCTCGGCACCCGCCGGCTCGGCCTGATGGCCTTCCAGGAGTTCCGCAACAGCGGCTTCCGGGTCCTCGAGAGCCGCGGCATGGAGTTCTTCGACCTCGAGTACGACGTCCGCGCCTTCAACACCAAGCTCCCCCGCCTGCGGATCATCCCCATCGACGAGTTCGACCCGCTCGACTTCCTGTAG
- a CDS encoding adenylate/guanylate cyclase domain-containing protein produces the protein MTTPEDLERAILGALPELTGEEISAAAGLTRDQSQRLWRALGFPEAEGAAAFSTADEEALHRVASILREGTVDFETVLRMTRALGQTMDRLAEWEVATMVTMLERTRSDQPRTPETLRVIQTIGPDFEALLRHVWRRHLLAAVARIEHADGLPEEQMAEATVGFADLVSFSALTNRLRDDEIGDLVEVFEGRSHDVVARHRGRVVKTLGDSVLFLAASPAEGVEIAWDIVKVIGGDPRLPDVRVGMVTGSVVMRMGDVYGPAVNLAARLVGVARRNRVITDRHTADALPAERYETRVLPARPVRGFGDLHPVAVRRTRRD, from the coding sequence ATGACGACGCCTGAGGACCTCGAGCGGGCGATCCTCGGCGCGCTGCCCGAGCTGACCGGCGAGGAGATCTCGGCCGCGGCCGGCCTGACCCGCGACCAGTCGCAGCGGCTGTGGCGCGCGCTCGGCTTCCCCGAGGCCGAGGGCGCGGCGGCGTTCAGCACCGCCGACGAGGAGGCGCTGCACCGGGTGGCGTCGATCCTGCGCGAGGGCACCGTCGACTTCGAGACCGTGCTGCGGATGACCCGGGCGCTGGGCCAGACGATGGACCGCCTCGCCGAGTGGGAGGTCGCCACGATGGTGACCATGCTCGAGCGCACCCGCTCGGACCAGCCGCGCACCCCCGAGACGCTCCGGGTGATCCAGACGATCGGGCCCGACTTCGAGGCGCTGCTGCGCCACGTCTGGCGCCGCCACCTGCTGGCGGCGGTCGCCCGCATCGAGCACGCCGACGGCCTGCCCGAGGAGCAGATGGCCGAGGCGACCGTCGGGTTCGCCGACCTGGTCTCCTTCAGCGCGCTGACCAACCGGCTGCGCGACGACGAGATCGGCGACCTGGTCGAGGTCTTCGAGGGTCGGAGCCACGACGTGGTGGCCCGGCACCGCGGCCGCGTGGTCAAGACGCTCGGCGACTCGGTGCTCTTCCTCGCCGCCTCGCCCGCCGAGGGCGTCGAGATCGCCTGGGACATCGTCAAGGTGATCGGCGGCGACCCGCGGCTGCCCGACGTGCGCGTGGGGATGGTGACGGGCTCGGTGGTGATGCGCATGGGCGACGTCTACGGCCCCGCGGTCAACCTCGCCGCCCGCCTGGTCGGCGTCGCGCGCCGCAACCGCGTCATCACCGACCGCCACACCGCCGACGCCCTGCCGGCCGAGCGCTACGAGACCCGCGTCCTGCCCGCCCGCCCGGTCCGCGGCTTCGGCGATCTGCACCCCGTCGCCGTGCGCCGGACCCGGCGCGACTGA
- a CDS encoding PH domain-containing protein, whose translation MVISSKLLDDGETVVVGTRTHVKALVVPVVVLLVVAGLAGYLLTLPDGDRAGTWRLVIGVVALLVVLWFVLLPFLRWFSTSYVFTDRRLITRTGLLTRTGHDIQLNRISDISYEKSLLDRLFGCGTLVISDASEMGIRLADIPRVEETQLAVSRQLYRSSRPDDDA comes from the coding sequence GTGGTGATCTCCTCCAAGCTGCTCGACGACGGCGAGACCGTCGTGGTCGGCACCCGCACGCACGTCAAGGCGCTGGTCGTCCCCGTGGTCGTGCTCCTCGTCGTGGCCGGGCTCGCGGGCTACCTGCTGACGCTGCCCGACGGCGACCGCGCCGGCACCTGGCGGCTGGTGATCGGCGTCGTGGCGCTGCTGGTCGTGCTGTGGTTCGTGCTGCTGCCGTTCCTGCGCTGGTTCTCGACCAGCTACGTCTTCACCGACCGCCGCCTGATCACCCGCACCGGCCTGCTGACCCGCACCGGCCACGACATCCAGCTCAACCGGATCAGCGACATCTCCTACGAGAAGAGCCTGCTCGACCGCCTCTTCGGCTGCGGCACGCTGGTCATCTCCGACGCCAGCGAGATGGGGATCCGGCTCGCCGACATCCCCCGGGTCGAGGAGACCCAGCTCGCCGTCAGCCGCCAGCTCTACCGTTCCTCGCGTCCCGATGACGACGCCTGA
- a CDS encoding biotin--[acetyl-CoA-carboxylase] ligase: MTGSEDHRPSADQQQPPTGGPPALESRDLGRWRIEVVEESGSTNADVAERFRSGDREGLVLVAEHQTAGRGRLGREWVSPPRASLTVSFLLEPDVPAERWTWLPLLTGVAAARAVRRSADVAADLKWPNDVLVAGAKLGGILLERVEQDGRAAAVVGIGLNVHQAQDDLPVPGATSLDLVAGPGAVDRASLLTALVEELSAAYDEWRGGEDPRAAYLGLCVTPGHQVTVSVPGGEVVGEATDVDAQGRLVVLTEQGEQALGAGDVVHVRPR, from the coding sequence ATGACCGGATCCGAGGACCACCGCCCATCCGCCGACCAGCAGCAGCCGCCCACCGGCGGCCCGCCGGCGCTGGAGTCGCGCGACCTCGGTCGGTGGCGGATCGAGGTGGTCGAGGAGTCGGGGTCGACCAACGCCGACGTCGCCGAGCGCTTCCGCTCCGGTGACCGCGAGGGCCTGGTGCTGGTGGCCGAGCACCAGACCGCCGGACGGGGGCGGCTGGGTCGCGAGTGGGTGAGCCCGCCGCGGGCCTCGCTCACCGTCTCGTTCCTGCTCGAGCCCGACGTGCCGGCGGAGCGCTGGACCTGGCTGCCCCTGCTGACGGGAGTGGCCGCCGCGCGCGCCGTGCGCCGCAGTGCGGACGTCGCCGCCGACCTGAAGTGGCCCAACGACGTGCTGGTCGCGGGCGCCAAGCTGGGCGGGATCCTGCTGGAGCGGGTCGAGCAGGACGGCCGCGCGGCCGCCGTCGTCGGGATCGGCCTCAACGTCCACCAGGCCCAGGACGACCTGCCCGTCCCCGGCGCCACCTCGCTCGACCTGGTCGCCGGCCCCGGGGCGGTCGACCGGGCCTCGCTGCTGACGGCCCTGGTCGAGGAGCTCTCGGCGGCGTACGACGAGTGGCGCGGCGGCGAGGACCCGCGGGCGGCGTACCTCGGGCTGTGCGTGACCCCCGGCCACCAGGTCACCGTGTCGGTGCCCGGCGGCGAGGTCGTGGGGGAGGCGACCGACGTCGACGCGCAGGGCCGGCTGGTCGTGCTGACCGAGCAGGGCGAGCAGGCCCTGGGCGCCGGGGACGTCGTGCACGTCCGCCCGCGCTGA